One Cuculus canorus isolate bCucCan1 chromosome 1, bCucCan1.pri, whole genome shotgun sequence DNA segment encodes these proteins:
- the KCTD14 gene encoding BTB/POZ domain-containing protein KCTD14, which translates to MSISSEHKPLGKQVTGSLHTLSPIVELNVGGEMYTTTLSTLKKHPGSKLAEMFTGQPKLRTDSEGRFFIDRPGTYFKYILEYLRSNQVPTQCIQDVYKEALFYNIEPLIKQLEDSPQIFGELVARKQFLAHVPSYSENIELMIRIARAEAVASRRSSVIVCVVRTEEDAAKCQDALNSLDMDKKSVVKFGPWKAAPSIFDLLDCIQMDVEAKGYKISFQPHAAEKGFRFKSHDYFYKFLFTWW; encoded by the exons ATGAGCATTTCGTCAGAGCACAAGCCCCTTGGGAAGCAGGTCACTGGCAGTCTGCATACG TTGTCACCAATCGTGGAGTTAAATGTTGGCGGGGAGATGTACACAACAACGCTGAGCACCTTAAAGAAACACCCTGGCTCCAAGCTGGCTGAGATGTTCACTGGCCAGCCCAAACTCAGGACTGACTCCGAAGGGAGGTTCTTCATTGACAGGCCAGGCACCTATTTCAAATACATCCTGGAGTACCTGCGCAGTAACCAAGTGCCCACCCAGTGCATCCAAGATGTCTACAAGGAGGCATTGTTCTACAACATTGAGCCCCTAATCAAGCAGCTAGAGGACTCTCCGCAGATCTTTGGGGAGCTCGTGGCGAGAAAGCAGTTTCTGGCCCACGTGCCCAGCTACAGTGAGAACATTGAACTGATGATCCGCATTGCAAGGGCGGAAGCGGTTGCATCCCGACGGTCCAGCGTCATTGTGTGTGTGGTCAGAACTGAGGAGGATGCAGCCAAATGTCAGGATGCCTTGAACAGCTTGGACATGGATAAAAAATCTGTGGTGAAGTTTGGCCCCTGGAAGGCAGCACCAAGTATCTTTGATCTGCTGGACTGCATTCAAATGGATGTTGAAGCCAAAGGGTATAAAATATCCTTTCAGCCCCACGCTGCTGAAAAAGGGTTTCGCTTCAAATCGCATGACTACTTCTACAAGTTCCTGTTCACCTGGTGGTAG